The following coding sequences are from one Microtus ochrogaster isolate Prairie Vole_2 chromosome 14 unlocalized genomic scaffold, MicOch1.0 chr14_random_1, whole genome shotgun sequence window:
- the Chst1 gene encoding carbohydrate sulfotransferase 1, with protein sequence MQCSWKAVLLLALASIAIQYTAIRTFTAKSFHTCPGLTETGLAGRLCEEGPTFSYNLSRKTHVLILATTRSGSSFVGQLFNQHMDVFYLFEPLYHVQNTLIPRFTQGKSPTDRRVMLGASRDLLRSLYDCDLYFLENYIKPPPVNHTTDRVFRRGASRVLCSRPVCDPPGSPDLVLEEGDCVRKCGLLNLTLAAEACRERSHVAIKTVRVPEVNDLRALVEDPRLNLKVIQLVRDPRGILASRSETFRDTYRLWRLWYGTGRKPYNLDVTQLTTVCEDFSSSVSTGLMRPSWLKSKYMLVRYEDLARNPMKKTEEIYEFLGIPLDGHVARWIQNNTRGDPTLGKHKYGTVRNSAATAEKWRFRLSYDIVAFAQNACQQVLAQLGYKMANSEEELKNPAISLVEERDFRPFL encoded by the coding sequence ATGCAATGTTCCTGGAAGGCTGTCCTCCTCCTTGCCCTGGCCTCCATTGCCATCCAGTACACAGCCATCCGCACGTTCACTGCCAAGTCTTTCCACACTTGCCCTGGACTGACAGAGACTGGACTGGCAGGGCGGCTGTGTGAGGAGGGCCCCACCTTCTCCTATAACCTCTCCAGGAAGACTCACGTCCTCATCCTGGCCACCACACGAAGCGGCTCATCCTTTGTGGGCCAGCTCTTCAACCAGCACATGGATGTCTTCTACCTGTTCGAGCCTCTCTACCACGTCCAGAACACTCTTATTCCCCGCTTCACCCAGGGCAAGAGCCCCACAGATCGTAGGGTCATGCTTGGGGCCAGCCGGGACCTGCTGAGGAGCCTTTATGACTGTGACCTCTACTTTCTAGAGAATTACATCAAGCCGCCACCTGTCAACCACACCACTGACAGGGTGTTCCGCAGAGGAGCCAGCAGGGTCCTTTGCTCCCGTCCAGTGTGCGACCCTCCAGGGTCCCCTGATCTGGTTTTGGAGGAAGGGGATTGTGTACGCAAGTGCGGCCTGCTGAACCTGACCTTGGCAGCTGAAGCTTGTCGTGAGCGCAGCCACGTGGCCATCAAGACTGTAAGGGTGCCTGAGGTGAATGACCTTCGAGCCTTGGTGGAAGACCCCAGGCTGAACCTCAAGGTCATCCAGCTGGTACGAGACCCTCGTGGCATCTTAGCTTCCCGGAGTGAGACCTTCCGGGACACCTACCGACTCTGGCGGCTTTGGTACGGCACAGGAAGGAAACCCTACAACCTGGATGTGACACAGCTCACCACAGTGTGCGAGGATTTCTCCAGCTCCGTGTCCACCGGCCTGATGCGGCCCTCCTGGCTCAAGAGCAAGTACATGCTAGTGCGCTATGAGGACCTGGCCAGAAACCCcatgaagaagacagaggagaTTTACGAATTCCTGGGTATCCCGCTGGACGGTCATGTGGCGCGCTGGATCCAGAACAATACACGGGGCGACCCCACTTTGGGCAAGCACAAGTACGGCACAGTGCGCAACTCTGCGGCCACGGCTGAAAAGTGGCGCTTCCGCCTCTCCTATGACATTGTGGCCTTCGCCCAGAATGCCTGCCAGCAGGTGCTGGCCCAGCTGGGCTACAAAATGGCCAACTCGGAGGAGGAGCTGAAGAACCCGGCCATCAGCCTAGTGGAGGAGCGCGATTTCCGACCATTCTTGTGA